A portion of the Calliphora vicina chromosome 5, idCalVici1.1, whole genome shotgun sequence genome contains these proteins:
- the LOC135961422 gene encoding uncharacterized protein LOC135961422: MPNADVNTTPSANEDATAPQVSRVAVKPPPFWKPDPKLWFLQVEAQFMRAGITTDDSKYYTLVAEIDSSILKCASDIISTPPIAGKYETLKARLIDEFSESDDYRFKRLFDNLAIEGKKPSGLLREIKDLSGNKLDPEILKSLWLRQLPTQVQQILATVEGDVNVLAKKADCMTEIQYQPKVSLVDESGNMHKAIAELTKRFDRLEQGRGYHTPDRQQRSPRRRGSSHPRSSRSPSNEICWYHRTFKERATKCRSPCSFRPRPSENL; encoded by the coding sequence ATGCCAAATGCTGATGTGAACACAACGCCAAGCGCAAATGAAGACGCCACAGCACCACAAGTATCCCGAGTGGCCGTAAAACCACCACCTTTTTGGAAACCTGACCCGAAGCTATGGTTTTTACAGGTGGAGGCACAATTTATGCGAGCTGGGATTACTACGGACGACTCGAAATATTATACGCTGGTGGCTGAGATCGATTCTTCGATATTGAAATGTGCATCTGATATAATATCAACGCCACCGATAGCCGGGAAATATGAGACACTCAAGGCAAGACTTATCGACGAATTTAGTGAATCAGATGACTACCGTTTCAAACGCTTGTTCGACAATTTGGCTATTGAAGGAAAGAAACCTTCAGGCTTGCTACGTGAAATCAAAGATTTATCCGGGAATAAATTGGACccggaaattttaaaatcgttatGGCTGCGACAATTGCCAACACAGGTACAACAAATTTTGGCAACGGTAGAAGGTGACGTAAATGTTCTTGCAAAAAAGGCCGACTGTATGACGGAGATACAATATCAACCGAAGGTGAGCCTTGTCGACGAAAGCGGAAACATGCACAAGGCGATAGCCGAATTAACGAAACGATTTGACCGCTTAGAGCAAGGCCGGGGTTATCATACACCGGACCGACAACAACGATCACCTCGACGCAGAGGTTCATCTCACCCACGTTCGTCTCGTTCGCCATCGAACGAAATCTGTTGGTATCATCGGACATTTAAGGAGAGAGCAACTAAGTGCCGATCACCCTGCAGTTTCCGACCACGCCCTTCGGAAAACTTGTAA